The sequence attaaaatattgctctcaaaatagtggGTTGCTGCAATAGACAGCCCTCCAACACTAAAGGGTGAtcaaagatcctcgactaacgtgacagtcctatcttaccaaatcagggttttagatcaaatATTATGAGCCTAGAAATCAAGCATGAATATTAAGATCAAAACAGTATGCATAAGAATTAAGGAACAATAATGAACTTAAATAATCAGCTTGCACAATAGTAAGAAATaactaggcacaaataatatcaatgctgaaaataacaacacattaaaacccagactgtcacgtcgtctcactacaccgctatcatcatcgagcacataatccgcccacaaattgtgcaatcacacccaagtaaataatactagcagatagcacaaaattattcaataaataaatagaggcaacgggtaactcacagcacgtagattgtctacgtgggaagaccagctcagcgaacacgaggttctgtcccagaaaaccaattccgccgcccacgtccgggcctgcacggcgggaggctgacggagatactagagccgctaccggagccgagggagacgtccacggcaccagcccgagaagacgaaCACCGCGCAATAGGGAGCCCaggcaccaggccacggtggacaataaTCAGAACAGACAGCACCACACAGGCGCACAAGAGAATCAGGGAGCACGGGAAAACCGCACTGCACAAGAGCAGCACCGCCTCCACCTTCTTCCAATCACCACCAGCAATTAACCACAGGAACACTAGGGACCTAATGGATTGAGGAGAATGGAACAACAAACAGCAGAGAGGAGCAGAGGGTGTTTTGCGTGCTGCTAAACAGGGGCAAGACACCATACTTATGGAGCCGAGCACGAGGAACAGTTGCACAGAGCACGGCGAGGAGATCGGCACGAGCTGAACTGATTTTTCCTCAGCCGCCGCGAGGGCCTTCGGCCCCTATCCTTGCGCACGGTTGCGCGCCGCCAGAGCCTCAGCTGGCTGCTCGATCCCCTGCCGCTTCCTGGCCGATCCCCCCAGCGAACCCTACGCTCGCTCCTTTTGCCGGCTTGCCTTGCTGGGCTGCTGGGCTGCTCGGCCAAGCGGCCTGGTAGCGGCCCAGCTGGCTGCCATTTTTTTTAATTCATTTCTTATATTTTCCAATAAAGAAAATAAAGGGAAAACCCCTCAAATGAACAGCAATTCGTACCTTCTTTTCATAAGAACGGATCTATGTAGAGATCAGTGGGTGCAGGCGCACCCACATACCCCCAACCCCACCACACTCACCCACCACCATAAAAAACGATTATGGTTAAATTTTCATCACATTCGCACACCACGGCCCTCTGTTCTGTTTATTTTGCACCATATGGTTTATATCTTTTCTCTACCTCTATCTCTACTAAAGAATCAGTTTTAACCGTCGTTCTGTGTTATTTTTTACAAATACTCACCTGAAATTCTACGAATCAACCCGTTGTTCTACGCACTCCTCTGTCCCGCCTTCCTCTGGGTCCAAACCATTTTCGCCCCCAACCTCCCTCCCTAGTCCCCACGCCACCTCCCCGCGACCTCCCTCCCCACATCGTCGTCGTCCACAACCCTATTTTCCCAAAGAATTTTTATTTTACTAAGGAAAAATAGTCAAGCCAACGAAAAATGAGTTTTGAAACTATCTCTAACAGTGTTGGGGATAAACCCATTCTTCTCAATGTCTTCTAACTGTACCGGTTATTCCTGAAACACCGTGTATACTTTAGTTCCGTGCTAAGCTTATATAAGTACTCCGCAGGTACGTGGGGTAGGTATACGATGATGTGATAGTGCAAAAACATGACGGAGCAATTTAATTAAATTCTCAAACACCCAGACCCAGCAGGCACTGGGCTGTCTTCTCCTGATCCTGCAGCGATATATATTCCAAAATGATCTGTATTGGTTGGTTCTATCATATTACACATAGCTAGCAGGCGGCACTTGCATGCACAACCACCAGCTAAAGAATAATGTCAAATTTGTCATACCCGTGTGCTGTGCAGGACAGCAGGAGTGTGCAAAAAAGTCTTGGGCAACTCCTCTTGTTTCGGCGCATATTAGGCGGCGTGACGGCGTGCCCCCTTGCCCTTGGCACAACGCGCAACAGACAGACAGTGATTGGCTTGTTTAGTGAGTGGCATGTCTAGGAGCAGATGCTGTGGCGTTCCGAGTTCGTTCGATCGTGGTAGGCTGGTAGCGTAGCCGTTTGATTGGCCTTACCGTTCACTCAGCGTCAGCGACCACGAACTCGGCGGCGCCGATGCGTCCCATAATTGTGACCGTAATCATTCTATTCTAATTTTCAATCCAGCAGATCTGTTTGTTGCTAGGTGTAGTGTAGGTGCTGAATTGAACTCCACAGGAGGCGCGTCCAGTTTAGGTAGACCTTCCACGAGGAGGCGAGGCGAGCGCGTTTATGTGTGTGTCACAATCATGGCTCGTGTTCCCCCAACAAGAGAGAAAGACACCATGCGTGTTTAGTATATATATGCTGAAGCTCCCGGGCGAGCGAGGCAGTAGCAGTACAACACACCCAcacacacagagagagagagaaagacatTGAAGAAAAACAGAGAGGCACAGCTCAGCATCGCCTCCGGAAGACCGGagcggagtcccattcccatccCATGGCGAGTTCCCGGAGGAGCTCCGGGCTCTCCTCCGGTGCCGCAGCGCTGGGCATTGCGCTGCTGGTCCTGGCCGCCAGCGCGGGCAACGCCGGCGCGTCGTACTACGGGGAGATGAGGCGGCAGTTCCTGGCGCAGCAGAACGCGGCGCGCGCGTCGCTGGGCCTGGCGCCGCTGGCGTGGGACGAGCGCGTGGCGGCGTACGCGCGGGCGTACGCGGAGTCGCGGCGCGGGGACTGCGCGCTGGCGCACTCGGCGGGGCCCTACGGCGAGAACCTCTTCTGGGGCAGCGGCACCGGCTGGGCGCCCGCGCAGGCCGTCGCCGCCTGGCTCTCCGAGCGCCCCCGCTACGACTACTGGACCAACAGCTGCTACGGCGGCTCCATGTGCGGCCACTACACCCAGATCATGTGGCGGAGCACCCGACGCGTCGGATGCGCCATGGTCGCTTgctacggcggcaggggcaccTTCATCACCTGCAACTACGACCCGCCGGGCAACTACGTCGGCCTGCGCCCGTACTGACACCGTTCCTTTCGTCGtctggccgccgccgccggccagtGTCTCTTGCTGTCCCAAATCGTTGCTGCTACGGTGCTACCACTATGATATCGAGATGACATGACAATGTGTACAAATGTTGCCTGGCTACCGTTATTATACTTGCTATTTACTACTATTTTTGATTTTTTTCCCCTGCCAAGTGTACAAAAAAATGCCTCTTTTTTTTGCCTGATGGGTGCATGCGAGATCCCTCCCATTCCTGGTTGGCGGTTGGTTGGTTGGTTGGTTGGCGCAGCAACTGCGGATTCGATGCGGTTGCCAGCGGCGGCGCCCAAACGACCAGCGGGTGAGCTGTTAAATGAGAAATGAGCGAGGCGCGGCGCGGCGTGCATGTGCGTGGAGACTGGAGATGATGACGACGATGGCTGGCAGTGGCAGGCAGCCTGCCGCCGGTCCTCTCTGGCCTCAAGAACCAACGTGTGCGCGTCATGGGCTGGAGCAGCTGGGGAATCCGATGCGATGCGATGCGATGCGGCGGCACACCGCACACGACACGCCAGCCAAGCCCCCACATGTTTAATACGGAGGCGGCGCCCCCTGGCCCGCGTGGCTGGCTGCAAAAGCCTCCAGCATTCATTCATCCACCAATCCATGGCCACGCCCGCGACCGATCAACGAGCACAGGCGAAACGAGGAGGTAGCCCTGTGGTCCTGGTCCATGGCGCGGGACAGTAGTAAACGACAGTCGCGCGGCGTACCGGCGGTGACGACTTGCTGGGTCGCTGCCGGAATATAGGCCTGTTTGGTTTGATGCTTaagttgccacactttgcctaacttttctgcctaaggttagttcttcaattcgaacgactaaccttaggcaaagtgtggcacatttaggcACGAACCAAACAGCCCCTATATCTTCCGGTCGAGAGAGAGAAGAGGCAGAGTCCAGCAGTCTCCAGTGCCCACCATCTTAACCCACGCTGTCGCTGCgtatatagatggccaaatgggccggcacggcccgacgGCGGCACGGCCCGCCAGGCCCGGCTAGCGAAGCGTGCCGTGCCCAGATGGGCCGGCGTGCCGCTGccgcggcccaggcacggcccgtGAGCCTGTtagtcgtgccgggccggcccggtggCACTATGGCCCATCTGAGTATATTGTAGAATTTAGCAAAAAATGTGTAGTTGTGGGGGCTCGAACTCACAACATAGTGCATAAGAGACTTAAACGCATCCATCTAACCAGTGCAGCTGCAGTTTTATTGTGTTATATGTTGAATTCTTATACTAAATATATGTAAActattatttttaaaataaaaaatataaccgTGTCGTGCTCGtgccagcactacgggtcgagatagtggcccaggcacggcactataGCCGTGCCGTGCCAGGCACTGGCACTATACTAACCGGACCGGGTCGTGCCTGGACCGTGCTTTTTCGTGCCGTGCCTGGACCGGCCCATCGTGTTAGTGCCAAATGGCCATCTATAGCTGCGTAGCGTCTGAGACGGCCGGATCAAGTGAGTCAACTCGTGCCCCAAGGAATGGGGACCTCTAGATGGCAACACAGTAGAGTATAATTTTCAGTCCCGCTAATCCGCGAACGACTGCTGGTTTAAAAACCACCGATTGATTGTACATCCCTCGCGACTTTCTATTTTCAGTAAAAAATATTACCATAACTGATTGCGAGTTCCCGCCGGAGAAACTTGTCACACTTTTACAAGATTATGGACGAGTGTGATCTATGTAACATAAGAAAATTCGTGTCTCAACTTTAGCTACAAACCAAATATATATCTAACTAAATTAAACTTATCTAAATTTAGATATGGTAAACTGTAGCAAACGAGGCAACAAACCAAATAGGTATGCCTTTCCTAAGCGCCAATGACCTGTTCCTAAGCGCGCGAGATATTTTCGGCTTTTCGCTATCGTTTCTAGAGCTACGAAGGTACGGGCCATCAATCAATTTCCCAAACCAAGCCACCCTCGCGGCCCACGTCCCACGGCAAGTCTTTCCTTTTGTTTTATTTGCTTGATTCtacttttttttcctttttactATTTTTGTTTTCGGTGATATTATATTCTCATTTTCATTTTACTTATATGTTCAAAttttatttttcttatttttTCATTTAATTTTAGTTAACTATTTCCTTTATTTACTTTAGATTTCATTTTATTCTATCTTTTAATTTTTACTtgccttttctttctcattcctaAAGATTTTCTTATATTGATTTATTTTtagttttatttattattattttcatTACATTCTATGTATACACTGAGAAATGTATATAATAATATTattgttcacattgtttcttatgctttatatgcttcattcgttgttaatatttatacatatatgtatgttgagatgataaaatgtgtgtccttcatgaccttcgtccaaaaaccAATATATTCTTGAGAAAATAATGTTCGAAGGACGAAGTGCATTAGCAAGTAACCtgtttttgtgttgtcttgttctcaatttatagcatttgaaagCAAGTCTCCAATAAAGATCATGAACAAGTAGGATCTATTTAACATAAGAAAAATCGTGTCCCAACTTTAGCTACAAACCAAACGCAGATCTAACTCAATTAAACTTATCTAACTTTAGATATGGTAAACTGAACCAAACAGGTATGCCTTTCCTAAGCGCCGATGACCTGTTCCTAAGCGCGCGAGATATATTCGCTATCGTTCCCGGAGCTACGAAGGTACGGGCCATCAATCAACTTCCCAAACTAAGCGACGCTCGCGGCCCATGCACGTGGCCACGTCCCACGGCAAGCCTTTCCTTTTGTTTTATTTGCTTGATTCTacttttttttttcctttttactATTTTTTGTTTTCGGTGATATTATATTCTCATTTTCATTTTACTTATATGTtcaaattttatttttattaCTTTCTATTTAATTTTAGTTAGCTATTTCCTTTATTTATTTTAAATTCCATTTTATTCTATCTTTTAATTTTTATTTGCCTTTTCTTTCCCATTCCTAAAGATTTTCTTATATTGATTTATTTTTtagttttatttattattattttcatTACATTCTAAATTATTATTTTCATTTTTATCCTTTTTTATGTTCTATATTTTTATTTACAGTATTCTGCGAGATGAAAATGATATTCACTTAGTATATATTTATGACGCAACGATATTTTTAAAAAAATTTCACTATATCAATGAGTTCATTCTAAGATTTTCCATGCCGTATCCCACAAAAGTTTAAACATGATGCTTCATTATATATATAATGTACTATTCACAGAGTATCTATAAGATATCTTGTGATGCATTCTATGTTGTTTCGTTCGGTGTCTTTTACTTTGCTTTATTACCATTTGTTGTTATTTATTTTTTTTACCTTTTCTTCTTTATTTACTCTAGTTAATTATTTGAATTGTTTATACTGCGTGCGATCCTGATCAGGGTATACGAATACGATGCCCCCGGCCTTTTGAGGCTTCAGGCTCGTGACCACGGAAACATCTAGATTCATCGTTCATGCACGGTCACGAGTCCCTGATCTGCCTGCTAACTCCTAGTTAACCAGATGCTCAGCTAATAAAGAACGCAATTTGGTTTTTACTAGTTCACCTGCCGTGTTTCGTACCGAACACCTGCTGAAGTAAAAAGACACTCGCAATCAGAAACCTGCTCGTCTTTTGTGAACCCAGCACGACAAACTGCCACCCCACCGACTCACGGGCGGCATGGACAAGCGAACCACTGATCCCCGCACCATCGCCATTTTGCCATCGCGTACGCACGCGCGCCGGATTAAAACCCCACGGTTACCACCGCAGCTAGCGACCGAGCAGGAACCAGTGAACCAGCATGAAGCCACTGGTGGCGCGCCTGCTCCTCTGCTACTCCCTGCTCTGCCTGGCGCCCGCGGCAGCCCCGTTACGCCTGCAGCACGATCATGTCCggggccacggccacggccatgCCCACCCGCCTCCGTACGCGCGTAACGCGACGGCGTACGGCGTCTCGGCGGCGCTGTGCCCGGGCTGCGGCGCGTGGGCGGACGCGCTGGAGTTCCTCTACTACCACAACCTGGTGCGGCTGGCGTCGCTGGAGCCGCCGCTGGCGTGGTCCCCGCGCCTGGCGTCGTACGCGGGCTGGTGGGCGGCGCAGCGCCGCGGGGACTGCGCGCTGCGCCACTCCTTCCCCGACGGCCAGTTCGCGCTCGGGGAGAACGTCTTCTGGGGCGGGCCCGGCGGCGCGTGGCGGCCCCGGGACGCCGTCGCGGACTGGGCCGCCGAGGGCGCCGACTACTCGTACGCCGACAACGCGTGCGCGCCAGGCCGGGAGTGCGCGCACTACACCCAGATCGTGTGGCGACGCACCACCGCCGTCGGCTGCGCCCGGGTGGCGTGCGACGGCGGCGGGGTGTTCATCACCTGCAACTACTACCCGCCCGGCAACGTCGTCGGCGAGAGGCCGTACTAACTAGCTAGCTTAGCAACTCAGTACCCTCGGCCTCGGGGATTTATTACGTGACGTGGCGAACGGCCTCGTGTAGCCGTGTCGTGTGTAAATAATATTCAGCGGTCGTTCCGGTGAACATGATGGTAATTCACTCGAGTTTTTCACTGTTGGCTTCCGTAAATCGTGTTTGGTTTGACCAGAGGCCTCAGAGCCACGATCACAATAAAATGTGGTTTTACACTTGATTCATGCAGCTTGTAATTTTTCTGATTTCACTGATACGTCAGTTATCGCTAGAAGACTGGGAACTACCTTTTGTGCAGTAGAAGCTAAGAGCAGCTCTAATAGTTATGTATAATAGTATAGTGACTCCCTCCGCATTttggctttcttcttcttcgCATCCGCGCTCGCTACTCGTATATTCAGTAGCAATAACTAGTTTAAGATAGTTGACATAAGAGGAGACAAATTTGATTCTGAATTTCTGATAAGGTGGTGCCATGAACAAAACAAACGAGGACAAACCTATATGCTCGTCGCTCTCATGGCATACAGACATACAGTATGTATATCATGCATGTATATCTAGTAACTGACGACCTCCCAACAACCAATGAGCTACTGTAGGAACGTAGTATGAGAAAAGAAATGCAAGACCAAGGCGAAGAAAACACCAAGATTAGCTAGGAACGGCCGGTGGTATACTGCCGCCATGGACACGCGCTACTACTGATGGTTTGCATGGTAGGCGGCGATCATCAGAAGGGCCTCTGTCCCGCGACGTTGCCCTGCGGCTCGTAGAGGCACGCCATGAGCGTCTTCCCGGAGTCGCAGTCGACGACGGCGCAGCCGAACTCCTTGCTGCCCCGCCACACCATCTGCGTGTAGCGGCCGCACGCCTTGCCGGTGGAGCAGGAGTTGGAGCCGTAGTCGTAGTGCTGCTCCTCCTCGGCCCACGCGGCGACGGCGTCGCTGGGCAGCCAGGTGGCGCCCGCGGCGCCGAGGAACACGTTGATTcccggcgcgggcgcggcggccTCGCAGTCGCTCCTGTACTGCTGCGCCCACTGCGCGGCCCGCGCGGAGAGCTCCTCCGTGTACTTGAGCGGCTTCACGTTGTCCCGCGCGCGCAGGTGCGCGTGGGGCACGTCGAAGTCCTGCCCCGGGCACGTCTGCAGCAGCCGGCGGggcgcggccgccgccgccgccgggccggGGGAGTGGCACAGCAGGGATGCCACTGCGCACACCAGGAGGAGGCAGCGCGAGAGCCGGCTACGGCGGCGGCGGCTTGAGGTGCACTCCATGGTGAAGACTGAAGAGCAGTGTTCGTGCGTGTCCCGGGAGCAGGTCGGCAACAAGCTAGTGTAAGAAATGCTGCTAATGCCCAATGCTTACTGGTACTGGTACGTGGTTAAATAGTAGTGCATCACCAACAGTTAAGAAATTCATCTGCATCTAGTAAGTTATTAAGACGAGTGAGTTCCTCCCAGTGGCACATAGATCTAGTAAAAACTCGCCTAGTAGACGGTGTTGGACggacgcagcagcagcagcagaatcTGACGCCATGTGAGCCGTCGTGCGCGTCCTCGTTTGACTTGCGATTTCATAATTTCAGCTCTGGTCAGTGTACGAACTGTCGAACGCTCTTGAAATGGTCCTCTTGACACCATTGGTCGGCTTGATACCTTGGGCAAATCTGTGGAGAGTCAGGTCTACAGTACATGAGAATGGGATGGATTATTCTGGTCAGTTTGCAGCTGAAGTAAACGCTTGGGAAATGGGGTTTCGGGTGCGACCTGCCTGTTCAGACAGTCAGAGTGTAATGTAAGTGGTTTTTTTTTTGTGCAGGGGATTTGCGCGACGAAAAGCATTAACGTATCGGAACACATGCTTTCATGTGCCTGTGCCTGACTCGAGACCGCATCTTATTAAGATCGTAGGACTCGTGCGTGGAAGGTTCCTTTGCTGCAGTCGCTCGTCCTGAACGGCAAGTCGTTTTACCTTTGTATGCTACGTGTATATATGATCTTGTAAAATACTGTTTAAATCTTGTAAAATATGAAGTTCGAATTAGGAAGTGAGATACAGAAACTAAAATATGAGCACTCCTGAAATCTCCCCTAACTTAAATTTAAAAGAAAAAGGGGAAATCGAGCCTCCAATAGCTTTTCTAAATCTTTCCTAACCTTTTCATATCCCTAAACTTTTCTAATCTATAGCTACAAACAAAGAATGTTTTGGTTCCCCAAAAATTTCTCGTCGGCCCATCCAATCTTTCCCCCTCGCCGAGTTTTCTACCAGATGCGTTGCATCTCTACTGCCCCCATCTCCACCCTTTCTCCACCCCTACGCTTCTCCCCCGCCTCCTTTTCCACTTCGCTACTGCCCCTTCTACCACACGTCGTCGTTGACACAACTGTGAAGTCGCCCTCCACGACATCTCTAGTTCTTTATCGTCCCCTAAGTCTTCCCCCCATCGTGACTCACTTCTCTCGCTTGTACGACGTCGTTCCCTCCAAGGTGATTCAGTTCTAGAGGGTGTATCTTTCTTGTTTGTTCCTATTGTGATATACTATTTCTGCGATTTACCATGTTTCGGGTTGGACAATGTTGATTTGGAGATAGAAGTTGGGCATTTGCTCAAGACACTGATTTAGAGCACGATTTATCCACTCAATTTTGACCCCTTTGTGATTACCATCATCCTTGTAGAGGATCTGCGTATTTCTATTTGGCTAGATAAGTGTAAGTTGATAtacgaaaatgttgttttctccaGGTGTCCAAACCTGCTCTATTTCATCCTTCCTAGAACATGTAAGACCCACGATCAGTTCtgtatgtgtcggcgtttcgagaccggggggtccctaagccgacgagtgaatgtcgccgcgtgccccggcCCAGATAGGTCGACGCGagcgcgagcgcgaaggggggaggcgaggtggccggagaccggcgtgagagaggtgggaatcccgcggccttcgtgttcgtcccgcgcccaggtcgggtgcgcttgcagtaggggattacaagcgtccacgcgggagagggagcgagcggcctcacgcgagcgcctgtctcgtcctcgtccccgcgcggccaaccctctctaagagggccctggtccttccttttataggcgtaaggagaggatccaggtgtacaatgggggggggggtatagcagagtgctacgtgtctatcggaggagagctagcgccctaagtacatgccgtcgtggcagccggagagattttggcacccagctggtgtgatgtcgtggccgtcggaggagtgctggagcctggcggagggacagctatcggggctgtcaagtccttgctgacgtcctcctgcttccgtaagggggctgagagccgtcgtcgtcacagaatatgcggggcgccatcattgcccatctggtggagcgagccagatgggacgcctgtcttgttccccgtggcccgagtcagctcggggtagggtgatgatggcgcctcctgttgacgtggctggtctgcgccctaggttgggcgatgtggaagctcctccgaggccgaggtcgagtcagtcttccgtggtcgaggtcgagtccgagcccctggttcaggcgaggcggagaccatcggctgaggccagggcggagcccgagccctaggtcgggcgaagcggagttcgccgtcttccgggagttagcccgagtccgagccctgggtcgggcggagcggagtttcctatggtgccttcggccgagcctgactgcctgtcagcctcactctgtcaagtggcaccgcagtcggagcggcgcaggcggcactgtccttctgtcaggccggtcagtggagcggcgaagtgacggcggtcacttcggctctgccggctggggggcccgcgtcaggataaaggtgttaggccacctttgcattaaatgctcctgcgatttggtcggtcggtgcggcgatttggtcagggttgcttcttggcgaagacggggcctcgggcgagccggaaatatattcgccgctggaggggggcctcgggcgagacggaaatcctccggggccggctgcccttgtccgaggctaggctcgggcgaggcgtgatcgagtccctcgaatggactgatccctgacttaatcgcacccatcaggcctttgcagctttatgctgatgggggttaccagctgagaattaggagccttgagggtacccctaattatggtccccgacagtagcccccgagcctcgaagggagtgttagcactcgcttggaggctttcatcgcacttttttgcaaggggaccagcctttctcggttgcgttttgttccggtgggtgcgcgcgagcgcacccgccgggtgtagcccccgaggcctcggaggagtggtttcactccttcgaggtcttaatgcctcgcgtaatgcttcggctggtctgatcgttccctcatgcgagctggccgtagcccgggtgtacggtcgggtgccaagttctcgggctggtatgttgacgctgtcaacggttcggccggagccaggtttgcgagagcagcccccgagcctctgcacagggcgagagggcgattagggacagactcgacttttttacatacgcccctgagtcgcctttcgcaaggaggagggggggaaagcgccatgttgccctcgatgggcgccgaacatggtgtttccggtgagctgcaggcgggtaatccgagtggacgtccgtgccccattcgttaggggtcggctaggggcccagaggcacgcccaaaagtacctgcgggtgatctgccagacccggtcccctggcgacggggtccgagggctcgatgcctccctctgatgggattccgttacaagatcgttcccgctggtctcagaaatgtcctagggtacctcgggagcgcagcctgagcctcggttatgtatcgaacgtacccatggtcatcccttgctctgtgtctgaggcggctgtgaacccttcgggggccagccttcgaacccctgatcagtagtgggcgcggagcccgagtagcctgaggcggccgttaaacccttccggggggccggccttcgaacctctgaccagtagtgggtgtaggccccacgcgacctgaggcggctgtcgaacccttccgaggggccagccttcgaacctctgatcagtagggaggcttggaacctggttccttcatggggaaggatccttttcgaggtatccccctttcccggtccctgctgcaagagagagaaagagggaaaaaggaaaaggatacgaaatcgaacgatgcggcgtaccttttttgacgcggtcattatggcgaaggcgaagtgtcgcccgcttctcctgccagaggcgccgcctgtcccgccgcggagttaatgcgacggggcgagtggttcgcggggcggccgttgcgcgtgcgcgagccgttcgaggaacggaacacgggcgcgttgtcttcacgccgtgagagagggttctctcgctgcccccggatgggacgtgagcttggctgacgacggggccgctgctcctgcccgcctgccaccgccattactgccggcccatttttggccgcattgaccgtcgcgctaggctggcgctgctgggtcgtgcgctgggtcgcctcgagtcgcggtattggtcccgcagtcgaggaggcgcggtagtggcgcaagtggcggtgcagttgcatgcacgaagcattcggcgcgccggttgcatgacgcgtgggcctgggcctccatgctgggcgtgttgagaGTTGGAGAAgtgtgcccacttggcgcggttgcatgccgcctgcatggctgcccgcccctttcgcccgttggtctgggcaaaagtggagagtcgcttgtaaccgctgggcggttgtacgcaccgcgcacggcggtttggcttcttctgctctgagccggcttgcatgacgtgtaggaccc is a genomic window of Zea mays cultivar B73 chromosome 5, Zm-B73-REFERENCE-NAM-5.0, whole genome shotgun sequence containing:
- the LOC100286221 gene encoding pathogenesis-related protein PR-1 precursor; the encoded protein is MASSRRSSGLSSGAAALGIALLVLAASAGNAGASYYGEMRRQFLAQQNAARASLGLAPLAWDERVAAYARAYAESRRGDCALAHSAGPYGENLFWGSGTGWAPAQAVAAWLSERPRYDYWTNSCYGGSMCGHYTQIMWRSTRRVGCAMVACYGGRGTFITCNYDPPGNYVGLRPY
- the LOC100280661 gene encoding pathogenesis-related protein PR-1 precursor, which produces MKPLVARLLLCYSLLCLAPAAAPLRLQHDHVRGHGHGHAHPPPYARNATAYGVSAALCPGCGAWADALEFLYYHNLVRLASLEPPLAWSPRLASYAGWWAAQRRGDCALRHSFPDGQFALGENVFWGGPGGAWRPRDAVADWAAEGADYSYADNACAPGRECAHYTQIVWRRTTAVGCARVACDGGGVFITCNYYPPGNVVGERPY
- the LOC103627835 gene encoding pathogenesis-related protein PRB1-3, whose protein sequence is MECTSSRRRRSRLSRCLLLVCAVASLLCHSPGPAAAAAAPRRLLQTCPGQDFDVPHAHLRARDNVKPLKYTEELSARAAQWAQQYRSDCEAAAPAPGINVFLGAAGATWLPSDAVAAWAEEEQHYDYGSNSCSTGKACGRYTQMVWRGSKEFGCAVVDCDSGKTLMACLYEPQGNVAGQRPF